One stretch of Candidatus Binatia bacterium DNA includes these proteins:
- a CDS encoding DUF2905 domain-containing protein yields the protein MGDVGKLLILFGAVLVIVGGLLMLAGRIPWLGKLPGDIFYKGEHVTFYFPIVTCLLISVVLSLLFYLFRR from the coding sequence ATGGGTGATGTCGGAAAGCTCCTGATCCTGTTCGGCGCCGTGCTGGTGATCGTCGGTGGGCTGCTGATGTTGGCAGGCAGGATTCCGTGGCTCGGTAAGCTCCCCGGCGACATCTTCTACAAAGGCGAGCACGTCACGTTCTACTTCCCCATCGTGACCTGCCTGCTCATCAGCGTGGTGCTGAGCCTGCTCTTCTACCTCTTCCGGCGCTGA
- a CDS encoding MoxR family ATPase, which translates to MKNNGFLRFQGTPGYIASGPLVDAVNCAIALERPLLLKGEPGTGKTVLAMHVAEGLGMPMLSWHIKSTTKAADGLYLYDTVQRLNDSRFGTGNVSDIGRYIKLGPLGQAFAAQERHVLLIDEIDKADLEFPNDLLRELDEMRFSILETSEEISARHRPVVMITSNNEKELPDAFLRRCIFHYIEFPDPRLMRQILAVHHPHLDANLLDQVLIKFYWLREQNDLRKKPSTSELIDWISALLRSGISMDKIEAHIPFVGALLKKEQDVDALTQYDAKGGHYPKSWQDLGPRYNQ; encoded by the coding sequence ATGAAGAACAACGGATTCCTTCGTTTCCAGGGTACTCCTGGGTACATCGCCTCCGGTCCGCTCGTCGATGCGGTCAACTGCGCCATCGCGCTGGAGCGGCCGCTGCTGCTCAAAGGTGAACCCGGGACCGGCAAGACCGTGTTAGCCATGCACGTCGCCGAAGGGCTCGGCATGCCCATGCTGTCATGGCACATCAAATCGACCACCAAGGCGGCCGACGGCCTCTACCTCTACGACACCGTACAGCGCCTGAACGACAGCCGCTTCGGCACCGGCAACGTCTCGGACATCGGCCGCTACATCAAGCTCGGGCCGCTCGGTCAGGCATTCGCGGCACAAGAACGCCACGTGCTCCTCATCGATGAGATCGACAAGGCGGACCTTGAGTTCCCCAACGACCTGCTGCGCGAGCTCGACGAGATGCGCTTCTCGATCCTCGAAACCAGCGAGGAGATCAGCGCGCGCCATCGTCCGGTGGTGATGATCACGTCGAACAACGAAAAGGAGCTACCCGACGCCTTTTTGCGGCGTTGCATCTTTCATTACATCGAGTTCCCCGACCCGAGGCTGATGCGCCAGATCCTTGCGGTGCACCACCCGCACCTCGACGCCAATCTCCTCGATCAGGTGCTGATCAAGTTCTACTGGCTGCGCGAGCAAAATGATCTGCGCAAGAAACCCTCCACCTCCGAGCTCATCGACTGGATCAGCGCGCTGCTGCGCTCCGGCATCAGCATGGACAAAATCGAGGCACACATCCCCTTCGTCGGCGCGTTGCTGAAGAAGGAGCAGGACGTCGACGCGCTCACGCAGTACGATGCTAAGGGCGGGCACTACCCGAAGAGCTGGCAGGACCTGGGGCCGCGGTACAATCAGTAG
- the ruvA gene encoding Holliday junction branch migration protein RuvA produces the protein MIAQLAGALAYKSPEHLVVDVQGVGYQVSVSLNSFYRLPEPGGRVELLIHTHVREDALQLYGFVERAEKDLFQLLLGISGIGPRLALNILSGMPTHELQDALEAGDLARLVAIPGVGKKTAERLVLELRDKVKKGVREGDNGRHAAGLEAEAISALVNLGYRRNEAEHAVKSACASGATDIESVIRSALKRVGA, from the coding sequence ATGATCGCCCAGCTCGCAGGCGCCTTGGCGTACAAGTCCCCGGAACATCTCGTCGTGGACGTGCAGGGTGTCGGATATCAGGTCTCCGTTTCCCTCAACTCGTTCTACCGCCTGCCCGAGCCGGGTGGCCGCGTCGAATTGCTGATCCACACGCACGTCCGTGAGGACGCACTGCAGCTCTACGGCTTTGTTGAGCGCGCGGAAAAAGATCTCTTCCAGCTATTGCTCGGCATCTCCGGCATCGGTCCGCGCCTGGCGTTGAACATTCTCTCCGGCATGCCCACCCACGAGCTGCAGGATGCGCTCGAGGCCGGTGACCTGGCGCGGCTGGTTGCGATCCCCGGGGTCGGCAAGAAGACCGCCGAACGACTGGTGCTGGAGCTGCGCGACAAAGTGAAGAAGGGAGTACGCGAAGGAGACAACGGGCGCCACGCCGCGGGTTTGGAAGCGGAAGCCATCTCGGCGCTAGTCAACCTCGGCTACCGCCGCAATGAAGCCGAGCACGCCGTGAAGAGCGCCTGCGCGTCGGGCGCAACCGACATCGAGTCAGTGATCCGCAGCGCTTTGAAACGAGTGGGGGCATGA
- a CDS encoding YebC/PmpR family DNA-binding transcriptional regulator, with translation MSGHSKWSSIKHKKAIKDARRGKLFTKLIKEISVAARLGGNDINANPRLRTAVTTARENSMPNDNIDRAIKKGTGELDGVHYEEVNYEGYGPGGAAIMASTLTENRNRTVSDLRRIFDKHSGNMGAAGCVAWMFHKRGVITVEKTKADEDRLMEVTLEAGADDVSDAVDSYEILTAPEKFEAVKAALDAAKIERASAEVAMVPENTVSLTGKDAEQTLRLLEELEEHDDVQSVASNVDIPQEELERLSAA, from the coding sequence ATGTCGGGGCATTCCAAGTGGAGCTCGATCAAGCACAAGAAGGCCATCAAGGATGCGCGGCGCGGGAAACTGTTCACCAAGCTGATCAAGGAGATCAGCGTTGCCGCACGCCTCGGTGGCAACGACATCAACGCCAATCCGCGCCTGCGTACGGCGGTAACCACCGCCCGCGAGAACAGCATGCCCAACGACAACATCGACCGGGCCATCAAGAAGGGCACGGGCGAGCTCGACGGCGTCCACTATGAAGAGGTAAATTACGAGGGCTACGGGCCGGGCGGCGCGGCCATCATGGCCAGCACGCTCACCGAGAACCGCAATCGCACCGTGTCCGATCTGCGCCGGATCTTCGACAAGCACAGCGGGAACATGGGCGCTGCCGGCTGCGTCGCGTGGATGTTTCACAAGCGCGGCGTCATTACGGTCGAGAAGACCAAGGCCGACGAAGATCGCCTCATGGAGGTCACGCTCGAAGCGGGAGCCGACGACGTGAGCGACGCCGTCGACAGCTACGAGATCCTGACGGCGCCGGAGAAGTTCGAAGCGGTAAAGGCGGCACTCGACGCGGCGAAGATCGAGCGGGCAAGCGCCGAGGTCGCGATGGTCCCCGAGAACACCGTCAGTCTGACCGGCAAGGATGCCGAGCAAACCTTGAGGCTTCTCGAAGAGCTCGAGGAGCACGACGACGTCCAAAGCGTGGCCTCGAACGTCGACATACCGCAGGAAGAGTTGGAGCGGCTCAGCGCGGCGTGA
- the ruvB gene encoding Holliday junction branch migration DNA helicase RuvB: MTPDDERIVAGQAVDEDLTLDTTLRPPSLAEYIGQESVKANLQVAIDAAKARGDSLDHLLLYGPPGLGKTSLAHIIAREMGVNIRSTAGPVIERPGDLAAILTNLEAGDVLFIDEIHRLSRVIEEILYPAMEDYQIDVIIGQGPSARSIKLDLKRFTLIGATTRAGLLTSPLRDRFGASFRLDFYNPDELATILRRSARILNVPIDDPGATEIARRARGTPRIANRLLRRVRDFAQVRAEGTISKTVADQALRMLEVDHLGFDKMDRAILLTIIDKFSGGPVGLETLAAAVGEEGDTIEDVHEPYLIKEGYLNRTPRGRVATQLARSHLGKPEPAQAEGMQGRLL; this comes from the coding sequence ATGACGCCGGACGATGAACGGATCGTCGCCGGCCAGGCCGTGGACGAGGACCTCACCCTCGACACCACGCTGCGTCCGCCCTCGCTTGCCGAGTACATCGGCCAAGAAAGCGTGAAGGCTAACCTCCAAGTTGCCATCGATGCGGCGAAGGCACGGGGGGACAGCTTGGATCATCTGCTCCTCTATGGTCCGCCGGGATTGGGCAAGACCTCGCTGGCGCACATCATCGCGCGCGAGATGGGCGTAAATATCCGTTCGACTGCCGGACCGGTGATCGAACGCCCGGGGGATCTGGCGGCTATTCTCACCAACTTGGAGGCCGGCGATGTCCTGTTCATCGACGAGATTCACCGCCTGAGCCGCGTCATAGAGGAGATACTCTACCCCGCGATGGAGGATTACCAGATCGACGTCATCATCGGCCAAGGACCGTCGGCACGGTCGATCAAGCTCGATTTGAAGCGCTTCACACTGATCGGCGCCACCACCCGCGCCGGGTTACTCACGTCGCCGTTGCGCGACCGCTTCGGCGCCAGCTTTCGGCTGGATTTCTATAACCCCGACGAGTTGGCAACGATTCTGCGGCGCTCGGCACGTATCCTCAACGTCCCGATCGACGATCCCGGCGCCACGGAGATTGCACGTCGCGCGCGGGGCACGCCGCGCATCGCCAATCGGCTGCTCCGGCGCGTGCGAGATTTCGCTCAAGTCCGCGCTGAGGGCACCATCTCCAAGACAGTGGCGGACCAAGCACTCCGGATGCTCGAAGTGGATCACCTAGGCTTCGATAAGATGGATCGGGCGATTCTCTTGACTATCATCGACAAGTTCAGTGGGGGACCCGTGGGCCTGGAGACTCTAGCCGCGGCAGTGGGGGAGGAGGGCGACACGATCGAGGACGTGCACGAGCCGTACTTGATCAAAGAGGGCTATCTCAACCGCACTCCGAGAGGCCGCGTGGCGACGCAATTGGCCCGCTCGCACCTCGGTAAGCCGGAACCTGCCCAAGCCGAAGGTATGCAGGGCAGACTGCTGTAG
- the ruvC gene encoding crossover junction endodeoxyribonuclease RuvC, protein MRVLGVDPGTVATGWGVIDEIDRRLVYVAGGVIRAHGPLPQRLARVYEETKRILSEFTPAWVSLEKTFVGENVQSAFRLGEARGAILVAAAQAGVAVQEYSPAEIKVAVAGNGRAAKGQMQAMVERLLTLESHPATDEADALGAAICHLHTHSFAVQVGAQPAGRTKRRQPRSASLRGYR, encoded by the coding sequence GTGCGGGTGTTGGGCGTGGATCCCGGAACGGTGGCCACCGGGTGGGGAGTCATTGATGAGATCGACCGGCGCCTGGTCTACGTTGCCGGCGGTGTCATCCGTGCCCACGGCCCACTGCCGCAACGGTTGGCGCGCGTCTACGAAGAAACAAAACGCATCCTGTCTGAATTCACGCCCGCCTGGGTTAGCTTGGAAAAAACCTTCGTCGGTGAAAACGTGCAAAGTGCGTTTCGTCTGGGTGAAGCGCGTGGAGCCATCCTCGTCGCCGCCGCGCAGGCGGGCGTGGCGGTGCAGGAGTACAGCCCGGCAGAAATCAAGGTGGCGGTAGCGGGGAACGGCCGCGCCGCCAAAGGCCAGATGCAAGCTATGGTGGAACGGTTGCTGACACTGGAATCGCACCCAGCCACAGACGAGGCAGACGCCCTCGGTGCCGCCATCTGCCACCTGCATACGCACAGCTTCGCCGTCCAAGTCGGTGCGCAGCCTGCGGGCCGGACGAAGCGCCGGCAACCGCGTTCCGCCTCCCTCCGGGGCTATCGGTAA
- a CDS encoding antitoxin family protein produces MQRVIRAVYENGVLKPLERVRMSERKVCLLSIYPEAEWRKDFKALLNRVHRRTRRHASADIEAEITAARAEVKAKRREARRSA; encoded by the coding sequence ATGCAGCGCGTGATCCGGGCCGTTTACGAGAACGGGGTACTGAAGCCGCTTGAGCGAGTGCGGATGAGCGAGCGAAAGGTCTGTCTCCTCTCGATCTATCCCGAAGCGGAGTGGCGGAAGGATTTCAAGGCTCTACTCAATCGCGTCCATCGGCGGACACGACGCCACGCTTCGGCGGATATCGAGGCAGAGATCACCGCGGCGCGTGCGGAAGTGAAAGCCAAGCGTCGTGAAGCCCGTCGTTCTGCTTGA